One region of Macrobrachium rosenbergii isolate ZJJX-2024 chromosome 20, ASM4041242v1, whole genome shotgun sequence genomic DNA includes:
- the LOC136849111 gene encoding uncharacterized protein: MEGLVQWTRSSEQFLVEDLRGRRCLWDRKHHSSMKKGLKMKNYEEITKRLGEKFPELADLHTDQVRAKFSNLKGYFIHEYKKIQAAPSGSCGKPSSKWELFDLMSFLHDTVASQPTYSSDINEQVNPIDNPLVIEVTQNTFDEFQIESQVRILQLNLCPQL, from the exons ATGGAGGGCTTGGTACAGTGGACAAGGTCATCAGAGCAGTTTTTGGTAGAAGATTTGAGGGGGAGACGATGCTTATGGGACCGCAAGCATCATAGTTCTATGAAAAAAGGTCTCAAgatgaagaattatgaagaaatcaccAAGCGACTCGGGGAAAAGTTTCCGGAACTTGCTGACCTTCATACAG ATCAAGTGCGggcaaaatttagtaatttgaagggatacttcatccatgaatataaaaaaattcaggctgCTCCAAGTGGTTCATGTGGTAAACCAAGCTCCAAGTGggaattgtttgatttgatgtctTTTTTACATGATACAGTGGCTTCACAACCTACATATTCCAGTGACATTAATGAACAA gtaaatcctATAGATAATCCTCTAGTTATTGAGGTTACTCAAAACacttttgatgaatttcaaatCGAGAGTCAAGTACGCATTCTTCAACTCAACCTGTGTCCCCAGCTTTGA